In Falco naumanni isolate bFalNau1 chromosome 5, bFalNau1.pat, whole genome shotgun sequence, the following are encoded in one genomic region:
- the MB gene encoding myoglobin, which produces MGLSDQEWQQVLTIWGKVESDLAGHGHEILMRLFQDHPETLDRFEKFKGLKTPDQMKGSEDLKKHGVTVLTQLGKILKQKGNHESELKPLAQTHATKHKIPVKYLEFISEVIIKVIAEKHSDFGADSQAAMKKALELFRNDMASKYKEFGFQG; this is translated from the exons ATGGGGCTCAGTGACCAGGAGTGGCAGCAGGTCCTCACCATTTGGGGAAAGGTGGAGTCCGACCTTGCCGGCCATGGGCATGAAATTTTAATGAG ACTCTTTCAGGACCACCCTGAGACCTTGGATCGTTTTGAAAAGTTCAAAGGCCTGAAGACCCCTGATCAGATGAAGGGCTCTGAAGATCTGAAGAAACACGGAGTTACTGTCCTCACCCAACTGGGAAAAATCTTGAAGCAGAAGGGTAATCATGAATCAGAGCTGAAGCCCCTGGCTCAAACCCATGCGACCAAGCACAAAATCCCTGTCAAATATCTGGAG TTCATTTCTGAAGTCATTATCAAGGTCATTGCTGAAAAACACTCAGACTTCGGGGCTGATTCCCAGGCTGCGATGAAGAAGGCCCTGGAGCTGTTCCGAAATGATATGGCCAGCAAGTACAAGGAGTTTGGTTTCCAGGGTTAG